The Monomorium pharaonis isolate MP-MQ-018 chromosome 5, ASM1337386v2, whole genome shotgun sequence genome segment ATTATTAAAGagtctatttattattagaacatttcatttaaaagtaaaatttaattttctaattgcgAAAAGTATTTAAGATCGAATTAACAGTAATTGAACTGCTcattttatatagtaaaaatatcatGTAGTTTGGAATATTAGTGGCTTATACGTTTTTCTCGCTATTTAATCAAGTTACAGACTTTGCAAGCACTATGTTCAATCCTGAAATGCTACTGTAAGTGAATTTTTCATCCAAGTAATAAACTAAttcaagtttaatataatttgtgttatttaaagtatgataaaataacatttaataagatttgataaaagattttgtttaaattacaataaaataatgtcagTTCAATTATTCTGACAAcgtagatataaaaaaacaggTATAAAATTCAGAATTCAGAATCTTCAAATTaagtattaatgtaaaaaaaaatatataaatagcaATCCAAGGTTGAGAAAATACGCCAGTTATTGAGAAGCATCATGTAAAACTGCGCTTATCCTGTTTGTGAAGAACGCACAGAAAGCAAGACTCAGAGCAGATTTTACAATACTCGTTTATTAATACAGCGTGTATGTGAGTCTTAACACACAACACTAGTCTTTATTAGTCTACAGTCTCATTAGCCTCTTTGTATACAAGATCAAATAAAACAATCTCGTAtctcaatatttaaatgatcTCTTAACAGAATTCTCacaaaaagagaagaaacaaaaatataaaaaataaaggtctttataataatatgaacAAATAACATAGTATAgtgatataatagaaaaaaacattttaaaaacatacattatatatctaaatttgAAATAGGAACATAGAGATTCAAATTTGGGAATACGAAAAATAACatcctataaaactttgtactacaataaatactgaatataCCACGACTGTTTTACGTTACGAGCCAATTGAATCTTGAGTAGTCATGCCGAATTGaacataaaatcttttttgaaTCACTCTTcgtgttaattaatttgtacgaATCTATTCAGTCGATTAATCATCGCGCGGATACAACAAGTCTCCGTGAAATTGTAAATGCgtaaactatatgaaaaaaaatacaagagaTCTACAAGGTATTTGTTTCCACCCCCTATATATTTCAGAACcgattttcagaaattataaaaaaatgacgaAATATATGTTCAATCATTTCTATTCTTTTAAAGAAGTTGGAACAGCGAACAcggtttttcataattttgaacAGTTCCAAAATATAgggaataaaaatagactttaTAGATACTCTGTGTCATGAAACTAGCTTACGATCTCTTTGGTCTTAAAACATTTGTCAGAAATTTATCTCTCCTATATTGTTGCAAAAGATCTAATctctaattaaaacattacacATATATTGTGAGGAGAGAGCATCTACAGTCTTTTAATACACGAGATAACATTGAGATTCATTCATAATCTCATTAAATCCTCtctttaatcaattattaaagatagttCAATTTTCTCctactttttctttctaaaaagCACCTGTTCTTGAGGAGAGAGAATATCAGAAAATCAGAGGCCTGACtgtaattgattattaaaaggAGCAAATCTTATGTCGCCACTTTTCTTTCGTCTGAATGCATGCGGTTAAGGGATACCGCAACAGTCACATTCATAGCACAATTGCAGCTTCAGAAACGCAGATTTCTCTCCCGGCGAGACGTTAATGTATATGCAGTGAGTATAATGCGCATCGTACACAAGAATATTAAACTGTGGCGGGAAGAGTAACGCGGAAGGTTCGGCACGGTATGTGATTGGCGTTCCTGTCGCATAGCGGTACCTTACGAACTATATTGGGACATTCCTTCTGTATGCGTGCCCAGTTAGCAGGAGGCCGCTTCGCGTACGGGCCTGACGCGCACAACAGCAGAAACTCGTACGTAAGTTCTCTTGCTTCTGGAACTGAATAATTAGAACAGAACGGAATTAGAGgacgttaattaaaattaatttactttattgtgTATTCAAATGACTGAccaatttgatattttaaaactataaatattttcttacaataactttaaattttattttaagaaaattaagaatataaattgtatgaatAGAATTTTGAATACCTTGTTGAGTCAAGCCTCGCTCTTCAGGAATTGGACGAGATTTATAAGTCTCTTCGCTCTCCGAAGAGGTAGCGGCACTATCCACACTTAACTCTCGACCTAGAGAAGCAGGAGCGTTTACGTTGTCCAATGGTGACAACGGCATACGGGGAAGGTTGGAGGTGGATGTTGTAGTTGAGGCGAAGCTGGGCTCATCCTCGTAATTGAAGTATTCTATTCTGCTAGTAAAGTTCTCGGAGTCGCCCAAGAAGTGCTCGTCTAACACTAGTTTTGCTGTCTGCAGGTTCACAGAAAGTTTAGTTGGACATCAATACGTAAGCTTTACTTAGTCTTctttaatttgacaaatgTAGGATAAATTATGTGACGATGCGCATGcgatcttattattattaccctGACGAGGTCGAGATTGCAGCCCGTAATTTTAAGGGACTGGTTGCCGACGGTAACGGTGTACTTATATTCGCCTATGCTGGCGTCGTTAGTGGAGAGACTGTGCAAAAGGGACGAGCGTAGACGGGAGCTGTGCTGTTGACTCTGTTGCAGCCGGTTGCTCTCATCCGACGCGCTGCTATTGAGCGAGGAGCTCGAACCGCCCATGGCCCCCTTCTCGCCGCCGGAGCTCTGTTCCAGTCTCACTGGCGATGCATTTCGTTGAATCGTATCTTTGATTAAGTCCTTCGCGTAACtgagagacagagaaaagagaaaagatgtaaaaagCCACCAATAACCTGCCGACTCATTAAATGCGTGttgttattaaatagatcCAGGTATATAGAATACATTTAATGTTAAACTTCTAATGAACTTCTActtctattataaatatattatttaatatatttataaaacattttaaacgtACTGAATCTTGTCCTCGGACGTTCCCGTGATTTGGACAAGTCGTTCTTTAGCTCCAGGGTTTACTACAAACCAAAATACATGTGTCATCAGTGGTGCAGTCTTGtcaatattaatatccatttaaaaaatcatgtgCTAGTAGTCGTTAATATCCTTTACACAAATCAAATGACACAGTTAATATgttaaacaaaatgttaagATATCGGCAAAGCGAGGTAAGTAcgatataatgtattttaaaaaatattttgaaatatcctTAGAGAAATTTAGTTTTCACAGTATTTATCTGAATATTAAAAGCACCTTTGTTAAcgcttttaatattcaaaataagttattaatcGCTAACCAAATACTGTCAAGTATTAAACTTTTCTAAAGTGACATTAAgtgacattatatataaagtgacattaaaatataaagactATTTCGCATGTTATGCGATATTAACAAAAACGTCGAGATATTAATCAAATGCCATCCCTTCTGTCCACGTGAGACTCGTGATACACGATCGAGTCGTTGATCCGTTTTCTTAAACTAGTAATACAGTATCTCTATTCGCCTCTTGAAGCTGCGAACGATGTGTAATATTCGTATGCTTTGTTCATCAAgagataaacaatttatattaaccaTTCTACAATGgatgttattatgtaatagatcaaagaaaaaagaaaagaataataataaaaaagaataggtTAATGTGAATGATAAAGAGATGCcgataatgtaaataacacaataaagcaaaaaaaattttttggtcgACGTGGATCTTGAtgcttaatatatatacattatatatatataatgtgtgtgtgtgtgtgtgtgtgtatgtttaattttgcaattaccATTTCATGCAAATTGCATGCTAAGATCCACTTCGACTGAAAAATGGTCTTATCTTTCgcttaaaaatagaatatgtaGTCtccaattttattctataattttaacaggaaaaaagcaaaataaattaaatccttATTGCAAAGTGTAAGGCGATTTCCGCGTCGTCACGTGAAAGAAAGCTGACGAGTTTTGCACTTTTTCATTAGTAGATCACGTTGCAAAAACTCTAACtctaaaacattaatttaatagtgGCCTGATCACGCTGGTTAGATAACAGCTTTGTCATGCAAACTGAGAGCAACctgataaaaaacatattggctgcgatttttttaattacagataCGAGTATTCTCTTTTTATACACGATGATGTTCTACGATATCTTAACAATGACAGTCAATGCAAATTTTGTCACATCAAAAACTCAATGCTTAATGATATAAAAGAGAATTAGAGCGGTTTTTGCGTGGGATAAGAGAGCCTCGTTCGaccaattaatatattcttgcGATGCATGAGCACAAAATGCTGTGACAAGCCATTGGCGGATCATTCATTGCTTTTTTACCTCGCTGGAAGGAGATGATCGTCTGGCTGAGCTCTTCTATCATGTGAACCCGCCGCCCTTTTATTCCCATCACTGTATATTTTCgtgcaaattatttaacagCAGAACGGCCaacataattgtaaaattattaaaaaaaaagatctaagTACAACCGATTGTGGTttcactttatataaaaatcagatCATTGCTTACATCGCACAAACAATCCCTATTGATCACACCGTGACACATAACTAAAAATACTGtaaacaatttacaaataatgtaatgAAGATTGTGAAAATTGTACTGACTGCACTTTGTACTCCGTGTAAGAATCGAATATACCTGTTTAACTCAGAAATTTTGTATGAAAACAAGAGCAGTAAAGTTACCTTTTCCTGAATCACTGTTGCGAATGACAACTTCGTCTTTGCAGTAATTTTTCCCCGGGATACGCGTAGGCTTCGCGAACTTTCCGCTATTCTTAATCACTTCCCCAGGACTCAGGATTGGTGCCGAAGTAGGTGAAGTCAATAATGGGGACGATAGAGAGTTCGGCGTATCGGGCATCGCCTCGACCTgctagaaaaaaacaaaatttacctaatcaaattaaataaagtttaattccattaaataaaaaaatattataagtcataaattatcatttaatataagtccttcattgtaaatatatcataaaattattgaaacgcTAAGAATTAAAGTCATTTggataatattcattttttatttaaagttcttaatttcattaaatgtgattatcacttttatatttgtctttCGTTCTCAAATGCTTCAATCACAATTTCGATTATACTACAAATAtctaaacttttttacttACATTGTCTACATGTGACAACTTCTGCATGTAGTACACGTCCATCGAATCGGTATGACGCCATTGTTTCGCTCGCAGCTCGATAAGTTCCAGTAGATGAACCCTGGTCGTCAAATCTAATCTGTCGTCCTGGCTCCCATTTCTGATCGCCACAAAGGCTCGGTCAAGCTGATCTAgagtaaaacaaattattattcacaaaATTTGAACACACAAGAAATGAAATCTATCATCAAATTCTGAtccattgtaaaaaatttatcgccaaaaagcaagaaaaaagaACTGTTTGTGCACCGAGTTGGCTTCAAAAGCAgggtaacatttttttaaaactaaattaaattaacaacttaaaaatttatttagttacaatattagtacattatttCGACCGTGATATATTAAACGTATCAATGAGTTGTAAATCGCCTAACGGTCTACATCGGATCTTAgtggaaaatataattcttttttattaaatttaattttctttagcttcttagctttattttaaactgcgcgccgacaggATTCGTCAGACTTAAGACACAGTAACTAAGCTAAATTTCGATGCTCAAGCGCATCTTACAATCCCCCCTTTCTAGCTaagctaagaaaattaaatttaataaaaaataattatatccatCACTAAGATCCGATGTAAACCGTTAGGCGATTTACAactcattgatatgtttattTAGTTACGTTGAAAGTTGTATAAACAAAAGACTCAATTCAAAGTTTCATCAAGATTAAATCaggttaaaa includes the following:
- the LOC105840229 gene encoding eukaryotic translation initiation factor 4E-binding protein Mextli isoform X3, which translates into the protein MATAQLNRARTVKKLEKPRPLKLNQRNSTVDGRITTVEDIVSLIDNVAMQLTNGFHDRTLQMNVISMCSHLKLYANQLEAIYKDQLDRAFVAIRNGSQDDRLDLTTRVHLLELIELRAKQWRHTDSMDVYYMQKLSHVDNQVEAMPDTPNSLSSPLLTSPTSAPILSPGEVIKNSGKFAKPTRIPGKNYCKDEVVIRNSDSGKVNPGAKERLVQITGTSEDKIHYAKDLIKDTIQRNASPVRLEQSSGGEKGAMGGSSSSLNSSASDESNRLQQSQQHSSRLRSSLLHSLSTNDASIGEYKYTVTVGNQSLKITGCNLDLVRTAKLVLDEHFLGDSENFTSRIEYFNYEDEPSFASTTTSTSNLPRMPLSPLDNVNAPASLGRELSVDSAATSSESEETYKSRPIPEERGLTQQVPEARELTYEFLLLCASGPYAKRPPANWARIQKECPNIVRKAPIRWFEPEAYKAKLAAVGPVAILSIGEAETDPE
- the LOC105840229 gene encoding eukaryotic translation initiation factor 4E-binding protein Mextli isoform X1, translated to MATAQLNRARTVKKLEKPRPLKLNQRNSTVDGRITTVEDIVSLIDNVAMQLTNGFHDRTLQMNVISMCSHLKLYANQLEAIYKDQLDRAFVAIRNGSQDDRLDLTTRVHLLELIELRAKQWRHTDSMDVYYMQKLSHVDNQVEAMPDTPNSLSSPLLTSPTSAPILSPGEVIKNSGKFAKPTRIPGKNYCKDEVVIRNSDSGKVMGIKGRRVHMIEELSQTIISFQRVNPGAKERLVQITGTSEDKIHYAKDLIKDTIQRNASPVRLEQSSGGEKGAMGGSSSSLNSSASDESNRLQQSQQHSSRLRSSLLHSLSTNDASIGEYKYTVTVGNQSLKITGCNLDLVRTAKLVLDEHFLGDSENFTSRIEYFNYEDEPSFASTTTSTSNLPRMPLSPLDNVNAPASLGRELSVDSAATSSESEETYKSRPIPEERGLTQQVPEARELTYEFLLLCASGPYAKRPPANWARIQKECPNIVRKAPIRWFEPEAYKAKLAAVGPVAILSIGEAETDPE
- the LOC105840229 gene encoding eukaryotic translation initiation factor 4E-binding protein Mextli isoform X2, which gives rise to MATAQLNRARTVKKLEKPRPLKLNQRNSTVDGRITTVEDIVSLIDNVAMQLTNGFHDRTLQMNVISMCSHLKLYANQLEAIYKDQLDRAFVAIRNGSQDDRLDLTTRVHLLELIELRAKQWRHTDSMDVYYMQKLSHVDNVEAMPDTPNSLSSPLLTSPTSAPILSPGEVIKNSGKFAKPTRIPGKNYCKDEVVIRNSDSGKVMGIKGRRVHMIEELSQTIISFQRVNPGAKERLVQITGTSEDKIHYAKDLIKDTIQRNASPVRLEQSSGGEKGAMGGSSSSLNSSASDESNRLQQSQQHSSRLRSSLLHSLSTNDASIGEYKYTVTVGNQSLKITGCNLDLVRTAKLVLDEHFLGDSENFTSRIEYFNYEDEPSFASTTTSTSNLPRMPLSPLDNVNAPASLGRELSVDSAATSSESEETYKSRPIPEERGLTQQVPEARELTYEFLLLCASGPYAKRPPANWARIQKECPNIVRKAPIRWFEPEAYKAKLAAVGPVAILSIGEAETDPE